TCATTAAAGGTGGATGTAAACTCTAAAGATATTTATATTAATATTCCAGGTGGAATTGACTTGAATGACAGGAGTTCTGATTTAGCTGTAGTTTTCTCGCTTTTATCTTCAATAAAAGGCATACCGATAAGTCAAAAAATAGCTGCTATTGGAGAGCTTGGATTACGGGGCGAAGTGAGAAAAGTTTCATTTATCAAAAATAGAGTAAATGAACTGGAAAAACTCGGATTTGCAGGAGTGTACTTACCAAAGAGCCATCAGGCTGATTTTGAAAAAGAAAAAACAAAAACAAAAATAAAGCTTAACTATATAAGCAATATAAGTGAACTTGTCGAGAGGATAAGGTAAGCCAATAGAGCAAAAAGGCGAAAGGATAAGAAAATGTTAAAAAAGGTAGTGAATAAGAAGAAAATATTGGAACACATATTTGAGAGAATAGCACCAGGAACAGCTTTGAGAGAAGCGGTAGACAAAATTCAGGAAGCAAAGCTTGGGGCATTAATTGTATTGGGAAATCCAAATAATTTGAAAGATGTGATGGGTGGTGGATTTGAGCTAAATACAGTATACTCACCACAAAAAGTTTATGAACTGTCCAAAATGGATGGTGGGATTATTTTGTCAGAGGATATAAAAACAATTTATGGAGCAAATATCCAATTACAGCCGAATTATTCCATAGAAACAGATGAAAGTGGAACAAGACATCAGGCAGCACACAGAATCGCTCAGCAAAAAGGAAATTTAGTTGTAGCAGTTTCTGAGAGAAGAAATAAAATAACGGTATATTATGGTAAATTCAGATATTTACTAAATGAAATTGGAGATTTACTGACAAAATCTTCACAAGCAATAACAGCCCTTGAAAAATATTCTCTTGCGATTGAAAAAAATCATGTGAATTTGTCAATTCTTGAGTTTGACAACATGGTAACACTTTATGATATTGTAGAATGTGTGAGAATGTATGGGCTGCTTTTCAGAATGTCGGAAGAATTGATTGAATATATGGCAGAGCTTGGAAGCGAAGGACGGCTTATAAAAATTCAGTATGAAGAAATAATGTTAAATAAAAACGAAAGTTTTGATGCTCTTATAAAAGACTATAAAATAAGCGAGGAAACAGCGGAAAAAATTGGTTTAAGAGTGAAATCCTTAACGAAAGAGGAATTGCTGGATGATGAAAAAATCGTGTGTTTACTTGGATTTGATACAAATATTATAAATTTTGATGAAAAGATAGAGCCACGTGGTTATGGACTTTTGAGCAATATAACAAAAATAAGCAAAAAGGATAGAGAAATTCTTGTAAAGGAATTTTCAAACGTTCATTCAATCTTGATGTCAACAGCTTCAGATATTGCTAAAATAAAAGGAGTTAGTAAATATAAGGCTGAACACATTAATAAATCACTAAAACGTATAAAAAATAGAACTGTAATTGACAGGGAATAAAATATTAATCGAAATTAAGAAAAATTATAAAAATAGAAAAAATTAAGAAAGTAGGTAAAAATGAAAGATAAAAGAGTGACTGTTGGAGGACAGGCTGTTGTGGAAGGGGTTATGATGAGAGGGCCTAAAGCGATTGCAACAGCTGTTCGTAAGCAGGATGGAAGTATTGTTTATAAAAAAATAACACTTACTGAGAAAAATAATAAATGGTTAAAAGTACCTTTTGTTAGGGGAGTTATAGCACTTTATGATGCAATGGTAGTTGGGACGAAAGAACTTATTTTTGCATCAAATCAGGCTGGACTGGAAGAGGAGAAATTGACAGATAAACAGGTTGGGTTTACTGTTATGACATCGGTTTTATTAGGAATTGCCGTATTTATGTGGCTGCCATCTGCTGTTGGAGGTTTTTTCTTTAAAGATAATGTTTTAAAAGCCAATATTGTTGAGGCTGTGATAAAATTAATTCTTTTCTTGGGGTATATTTATGGAATTTCGTTTTTGAAGGATATACAACGAGTTTTTGAATATCATGGGGCAGAACATAAAAGTATTATGAATTACGAAATGGAAAAGGAATTAACACCAAAAAATGCAAAAGAATGTACAAGATTTCATCCAAGATGTGGTACAAGCTTTCTTTTACTTGTAATGTTTATAAGTATTTTAGTATTTTCAACAGTTGATTTATTTTTTAAAGTTCCAACTGGACATTTTACAATGCTTCTTTATAAATTAGTAACAAGAATACTGTTTGTACCATTTGTTGCTGGACTTTCTTATGAAATACAGCGTTGGACAAGTTATCATTTGGATAATGTTTTTGCAAAAATAATAGCTGTTCCAGGAATGTGGCTACAAAAAATTACTACAAGTGAACCTGATGAAAGCCAGCTGGAAGTGGCGATTGTGGCTTTGAATGTGGCGTTGGGGAATGAAGTAACGAATGCGACGGAAGTTTTTGAATAGAAATTTGGATAAAATTATTTTGGATAAGGCTGGATTTTCCAGTCTTTTTGTATACATTAAATTTACTTGTTAATTTTATAAATATAAAATTAGAAAGAAAGAGTTGCGAGAAGTTAATAATAACAGTATTCGTATAGAAGGAATCAGAAATTGAGAAAGTTTGAAGTTAAAGAATACCATATTAATAAGAGTTTATAAACTTTATAAATTCTGTAAAAATAAATTTTAAGGAGATAACATTGAACAGAAAAACAATCGCAAGTTTAACTATCTTGATTGCTTCATTAAATGTTAAGGCTGCTAAACTTGTGTTTACTTCAGAGAAAACACCAACATATAATAAAATAGATGAAAAATTTATAAAATATGTAAAATACAAAAATCAGGCTGTAGAATATAGCGATGGAATAGGAATAACAGATGGAACATTGGATTTTGAAAATCTTGAAATATACGCAGGATTAGAGTGTTGTTTTACAATTTATTTTATATTTATTAATGTGTTAGCAAGGGCATTCAAAAGGATGCCCTTTATAAATATTATATTGAAGGTAATATTATTTTTTTAATTTATCAACTTCTTCAATCAGCCTATCTGAATTTATATAGGAATCATCTTTTTTATCACTGTCTTCAATAGCCCCAAGATAAGTTTCCACGTCTTCTTCTCCTAGAATGCCATCAAGCAGTTGATATAAGATTTCTCTTCTTCTGTTTGCAGGTATTTTTTCATATCCTTTCATATAAACTGAAATGTTTAATATTTTCTCTTTTTTACTGTCTATTTTAAAATAAAGGTCGTCAGAAGACATATCTATTCCGCTTGACATTCTTATCCTAACTTTCTTCATTCGCTGTTTAAAAGGTTTTACAATCCATTTTTCCATTTTTGGTGCATTTGCGGCTAATTTTCTCACAGCGGGAAATAAGTCAACAAGACCATTTGCTGTTATTATTAATTCTCGTTTTCCATTTTTTGGAACAGCTGATATTTCAACTCCCAAAGCTTCATTTATAACACTTAATCTTATATGAATCTGTCGCCAGATTTTCTGTTGCTCATCCTTTGAAAGTTTATCGAAATTATAAATTTTATCTTCATTTTCCTTGAAATAATCCCAAAAGAATTTACTCTTGCTTTCAAAAGCTTCTATTTTTACATCTTCATTTTTAGTTATTTCCTGCTGATTTTCAGTAACATTTTTTTGTTCAATTCTTTCTTTATCGTTTTTATCTTTTTGACAACTTAATATTGTTAAAGCGAGTAAAATTAAAATATTTTTTTTCATAAAAAATTCTCCTTTTTTCATAGTAAGATTAATTTAAAATCTATGATTATATATTCTAAATTTTGGATTTGATACCTTTTAAAAAAGTTCAAATTATAATTATTTTATCGTAAAATTATTTTAAAATCAAGTTTATCTCAATTATATGCAAATTTTTCAAAAATTAGAATAAAAAAATTAAATAAATATATTTGACTTTTAGAAAAAATATAAATATAATGTGATTAATAATAAATAAAAAAGAGAGGAATTGAGGGGATATGATTAAAAAGGGAAAAAATGAGAAAGTGGAAAAAAAGAAAAATTTGCCAGTTGGAATTGACAATTTTGAAGTGATGATACAAAATAATTACTATTATTTTGATAAAACTGGGCTAATTAAAGAAATTCTGGAAAGTGGAACGACAAGAATTTTGTTTACAAGACCACGCCGGTTTGGGAAATCCCTAAATATGTCGATGCTGAAATATTTTTTTGATGTGAAGAATAAAGATGAAAATAAGAAACTTTTCGAAAATTTAGAAATTTCTAAAAGTGAATATTTTGATAGACAAGGACAGAATCCAGTTATTTTTATCAGTTTTAAGGATTTTGAGGAAAAAAACTGGGAAAATGGTTTTAACAGTATAAAAGAGGAAATAAAATCCTTGTACAATGAATTCAGATTTTTGCGGGAAAAACTAGAAAAAAGCGATTTAATGGATTTTGATAATATATGGCTAAAAAAAAAGGAAGGTAATTACAGCCGTGCCTTGTCAAACTTATCAAGATATTTATTTGAATACTATGGAAAGAAAGTCGTTTTATTAATTGATGAATACGATAAGCCAATAATAAAAGCACATGCTAATGGGTATTATAATGATGTGATAAATTTTTTCAAGACTTTCTTTGAAAATGCATTAAAAGGAAATGATTATGCAGAAATCACAGTAATTAC
This is a stretch of genomic DNA from Leptotrichia hofstadii. It encodes these proteins:
- the disA gene encoding DNA integrity scanning diadenylate cyclase DisA yields the protein MLKKVVNKKKILEHIFERIAPGTALREAVDKIQEAKLGALIVLGNPNNLKDVMGGGFELNTVYSPQKVYELSKMDGGIILSEDIKTIYGANIQLQPNYSIETDESGTRHQAAHRIAQQKGNLVVAVSERRNKITVYYGKFRYLLNEIGDLLTKSSQAITALEKYSLAIEKNHVNLSILEFDNMVTLYDIVECVRMYGLLFRMSEELIEYMAELGSEGRLIKIQYEEIMLNKNESFDALIKDYKISEETAEKIGLRVKSLTKEELLDDEKIVCLLGFDTNIINFDEKIEPRGYGLLSNITKISKKDREILVKEFSNVHSILMSTASDIAKIKGVSKYKAEHINKSLKRIKNRTVIDRE
- a CDS encoding DUF1385 domain-containing protein, with protein sequence MKDKRVTVGGQAVVEGVMMRGPKAIATAVRKQDGSIVYKKITLTEKNNKWLKVPFVRGVIALYDAMVVGTKELIFASNQAGLEEEKLTDKQVGFTVMTSVLLGIAVFMWLPSAVGGFFFKDNVLKANIVEAVIKLILFLGYIYGISFLKDIQRVFEYHGAEHKSIMNYEMEKELTPKNAKECTRFHPRCGTSFLLLVMFISILVFSTVDLFFKVPTGHFTMLLYKLVTRILFVPFVAGLSYEIQRWTSYHLDNVFAKIIAVPGMWLQKITTSEPDESQLEVAIVALNVALGNEVTNATEVFE